From Coleofasciculus sp. FACHB-T130, the proteins below share one genomic window:
- a CDS encoding P-II family nitrogen regulator, protein MKKVEAIIRPFKLDEVKIALVNAGIVGMTVSEVRGFGRQKGQTERYRGSEYTVEFLQKLKVEIVVEDSQVDMVIEKIIAAARTGEIGDGKIFVSPVEQVIRIRTGEKNLEAV, encoded by the coding sequence TTGAAAAAAGTTGAAGCGATTATCCGGCCTTTTAAACTCGACGAAGTTAAAATTGCGCTAGTCAATGCGGGAATTGTGGGAATGACCGTTTCTGAAGTCCGAGGATTTGGGCGGCAGAAAGGTCAAACCGAACGTTATCGCGGTTCCGAGTACACGGTTGAGTTTCTGCAAAAACTTAAAGTAGAGATCGTTGTTGAAGACAGCCAGGTTGATATGGTGATTGAGAAAATCATTGCCGCTGCCCGAACGGGTGAAATCGGTGATGGTAAGATTTTTGTCAGCCCGGTAGAGCAGGTCATCAGAATTCGGACGGGGGAAAAGAATCTGGAAGCTGTCTAA
- a CDS encoding FtsQ-type POTRA domain-containing protein, translating into MTSIASVSQTELSQRRQKLRRQRRIKSFQAMWRAIFVAGLAGSLVWVTTLPAWVIRKPDQIAIEGNKTLSIQAIRSLLPLSYPQYLLRLQPQIIADKLELQPAIKEATVTRQMLPPGLTVQVTERQPVAIALRTRTRQTPASSQTSSNSKTRSQPVLGLLDEQGVWMPLESYTELERTIPLPTLKIIGYRDEYRPYWSALYQAVSRSPVKVFEIDWQNPANLILKTEQGWVHCGAYTSRFAYQLTVLDRMRDLPAHFSTSEIAYIDLKNPESPAIQMKKGNPSKKTKTL; encoded by the coding sequence ATGACAAGCATCGCATCAGTATCACAAACCGAATTGAGCCAACGGCGTCAAAAACTACGTCGCCAACGACGGATAAAATCTTTTCAAGCGATGTGGCGAGCGATCTTCGTCGCCGGTTTAGCAGGCAGTTTAGTTTGGGTGACAACTTTACCTGCTTGGGTAATCCGCAAACCCGATCAAATTGCGATTGAGGGCAATAAAACGCTTTCAATCCAAGCGATTCGGTCGCTGCTGCCTCTATCTTACCCTCAGTATTTGCTGCGGCTACAGCCGCAAATCATCGCCGATAAGTTGGAATTACAACCTGCCATCAAGGAAGCTACCGTTACCCGGCAAATGTTGCCGCCAGGACTCACCGTACAAGTTACGGAACGACAGCCAGTCGCGATCGCCCTCCGCACGCGCACGCGCCAGACTCCTGCTTCCAGCCAAACCTCCTCAAATAGCAAAACGCGATCGCAGCCGGTATTGGGATTGTTGGACGAACAAGGCGTCTGGATGCCCTTAGAAAGCTACACCGAGCTAGAGCGCACCATTCCCTTGCCGACCTTAAAAATCATTGGCTATCGGGATGAATATCGCCCCTACTGGTCGGCACTTTACCAAGCCGTTAGCCGCAGTCCGGTCAAAGTATTTGAAATTGATTGGCAAAACCCAGCCAATTTAATTCTGAAAACCGAGCAAGGATGGGTACATTGTGGTGCTTACACTTCTCGGTTTGCCTATCAGCTCACCGTCCTCGATCGAATGCGAGATTTGCCAGCACATTTTTCAACCAGCGAAATTGCCTATATTGACCTCAAAAACCCCGAATCCCCAGCAATTCAAATGAAAAAAGGCAACCCTTCCAAAAAAACCAAAACCTTATAA
- a CDS encoding ABC exporter membrane fusion protein → MAQESGSKNQPFVKPVGRWAIAVVVAGALATSGVTVYNLYALREAAQQPVPAVEPSTPPKLAVTALGRLEPQGEVIKLSAPMSIQGAARVEQLLVGEGDKVTKGQVVAILDNRDRLQAALDKAKQQVKVAQADLNKVKAGAQTGEITAQKAAIARTQEELRGRIATQQATVARLEAELQGEKNASVAKIARLTAQMDNAKKEFERYEQLYQQGAVGASLFDTKRLEVETALRQLNETQATANQKVATLEQQINEAKATAKETIATLEQQINEAKATLEKIAEIRPVDVQAAQAEIENAIASVKQAQADLESAYVRVPVAGQVLKVHTRPGETIGNNGIVEIGQTDLMVAVAEIYESDIGKVRLGQQATINSEGNAFADELKGTVNQIGLQIGKKDILNTDPAADVDARVVEVKIRLNAESSRRVAGLTNSKVTVKIHI, encoded by the coding sequence ATGGCACAGGAATCTGGCTCCAAGAATCAACCATTCGTAAAACCTGTAGGGCGGTGGGCGATCGCGGTTGTCGTGGCTGGTGCTTTAGCAACCAGCGGCGTTACCGTTTACAACCTCTATGCCTTGCGAGAGGCTGCTCAGCAGCCGGTGCCAGCAGTAGAGCCGAGTACGCCTCCTAAGCTTGCTGTGACTGCCTTAGGGCGTCTGGAACCACAAGGGGAAGTGATCAAACTCTCTGCTCCCATGTCAATTCAGGGCGCTGCTCGCGTGGAGCAACTTTTGGTCGGTGAGGGAGATAAGGTCACAAAAGGTCAAGTGGTGGCAATTCTCGACAATCGCGATCGCTTACAAGCAGCTTTGGACAAGGCAAAACAACAAGTCAAAGTCGCCCAAGCCGATCTCAATAAAGTTAAGGCTGGAGCGCAAACCGGGGAAATTACCGCTCAGAAGGCAGCGATCGCTCGTACTCAAGAGGAGTTACGCGGGAGAATTGCCACTCAACAGGCGACGGTAGCTCGTTTAGAAGCCGAACTGCAAGGGGAAAAAAATGCGTCTGTTGCCAAGATTGCCCGCCTGACTGCCCAGATGGATAATGCGAAAAAGGAGTTTGAGCGCTATGAGCAGCTATATCAACAAGGTGCAGTTGGAGCTTCTCTCTTTGACACCAAGCGCTTAGAAGTAGAAACGGCACTTCGGCAACTCAACGAAACTCAAGCCACTGCTAACCAGAAAGTAGCCACCCTGGAACAGCAAATTAACGAAGCCAAAGCCACTGCTAAAGAGACAATCGCCACTCTAGAACAGCAAATCAACGAAGCGAAAGCAACGTTAGAAAAAATTGCGGAAATTCGTCCCGTCGATGTCCAAGCAGCGCAAGCCGAAATTGAGAACGCGATCGCATCCGTCAAACAAGCGCAAGCCGACTTGGAATCAGCCTATGTCCGCGTACCCGTTGCTGGTCAAGTTTTGAAAGTTCATACCCGTCCTGGAGAAACCATTGGTAATAATGGAATCGTCGAAATTGGTCAAACCGATTTAATGGTTGCTGTCGCAGAAATCTATGAAAGTGATATCGGAAAAGTGCGGCTAGGGCAGCAAGCGACGATTAACAGCGAGGGCAATGCTTTTGCCGATGAACTCAAAGGAACGGTCAATCAAATTGGCTTGCAAATTGGGAAAAAAGATATTTTAAATACCGATCCAGCCGCAGATGTAGATGCCAGAGTGGTGGAAGTAAAAATTCGCTTAAATGCAGAGTCCAGCCGCCGCGTTGCCGGTTTAACTAACTCTAAAGTTACCGTCAAAATTCATATTTAG
- a CDS encoding phycocyanobilin:ferredoxin oxidoreductase: MLETSKPSLREQQHPLIRNLADTIEAVWHRHLDLSPYHLPEELGYVEGRLEGEKLTIENRCYQSPQFRKMHLELAKVGTMLDILHCVMFPRPEYALPMFGCDLVGGRGQISAAIADLSPTSSDRTLPANYTAELQALPALQFSQPRELPAWGAIFSEFCIFIRPSNPEEETQFLSRVEAFLEIHCVNAKAAKPVSAEQQAEILQGQRNYCTQQQQNDKTRRVLEKAFGEEWAEHYMTTVLFDLPSA, translated from the coding sequence ATGCTCGAAACTTCTAAGCCTTCCCTACGCGAACAACAACACCCTCTGATTCGCAATTTAGCGGACACTATCGAGGCAGTTTGGCACCGCCATCTCGACCTTTCTCCCTACCACCTGCCAGAAGAGTTGGGGTATGTGGAAGGGCGATTAGAAGGTGAAAAGCTAACGATTGAAAATCGCTGCTACCAGTCGCCGCAGTTCCGCAAAATGCACCTGGAATTGGCAAAAGTCGGCACAATGCTGGATATTTTGCATTGCGTGATGTTTCCGCGTCCAGAATACGCGCTGCCAATGTTTGGCTGCGATTTAGTCGGGGGACGGGGACAAATTAGTGCTGCGATTGCAGATCTTTCTCCTACAAGCAGCGACCGCACCTTACCGGCAAACTATACCGCTGAACTTCAGGCGCTACCTGCCCTTCAATTTTCCCAACCGCGCGAACTACCCGCTTGGGGCGCAATCTTTTCAGAATTCTGCATCTTTATTCGACCCAGTAATCCAGAGGAAGAAACCCAGTTTCTCTCTCGCGTCGAGGCGTTTTTAGAAATTCATTGTGTTAATGCCAAAGCCGCCAAACCCGTTTCTGCCGAACAACAAGCTGAAATTTTGCAGGGTCAACGCAACTACTGCACCCAACAGCAGCAAAACGACAAAACCCGTCGAGTGCTAGAAAAAGCTTTTGGCGAGGAGTGGGCAGAACATTACATGACGACAGTTCTGTTTGACTTACCGAGTGCTTAA
- the rdgB gene encoding RdgB/HAM1 family non-canonical purine NTP pyrophosphatase — translation MTVLVVATGNPGKLREMQKYLSGFGWELTLKPEELEIEESGDTFMANACLKASQVAEATGEWAIADDSGLEVDALEGAPGIYSARYGKTDPDRIERLLNELGNELNREAQFVCAIAIARPDGAIALQGEGVCRGEILHAPRGTGGFGYDPIFYVPKEQMTFAEMTPELKRQWSHRGQAFKILLPQLQTLKTEG, via the coding sequence ATGACTGTGTTGGTAGTCGCTACGGGAAATCCAGGCAAGCTGCGAGAGATGCAGAAGTATTTAAGCGGATTTGGCTGGGAATTGACCCTGAAGCCAGAGGAACTGGAGATTGAGGAATCGGGTGACACCTTCATGGCTAACGCTTGTCTGAAGGCATCCCAGGTGGCAGAGGCGACTGGAGAGTGGGCGATCGCAGATGATTCTGGCTTGGAAGTAGACGCCTTAGAGGGCGCACCCGGTATTTATTCCGCTCGTTACGGCAAAACCGACCCCGATCGAATTGAACGCCTGTTGAATGAACTCGGCAACGAACTGAATCGGGAAGCCCAATTTGTGTGTGCGATCGCGATCGCTCGTCCCGATGGTGCGATCGCCCTGCAAGGCGAAGGAGTTTGCCGTGGCGAAATTCTCCACGCCCCTCGCGGTACGGGAGGATTCGGCTACGATCCGATTTTTTACGTTCCTAAAGAGCAAATGACCTTTGCGGAAATGACTCCTGAGTTGAAGCGTCAGTGGAGCCATCGCGGTCAAGCTTTTAAAATTCTCTTACCCCAGCTACAGACTTTAAAGACTGAGGGTTGA
- a CDS encoding DevA family ABC transporter ATP-binding protein: MLQEPIVAIKNLNYYFGKGSLRKQILFDINLEMQPGEITIMTGPSGSGKTTLLTLMGSLRSPQEGSLKVLGQELIGASKSQMVQVRRHIGYIFQAHNLLKCLTARQNVQMSVELHRDIPSQEAATRSAAMLEAVGLGDRINYYPENLSGGQKQRVAIARALVSHPKLVLADEPTAALDSKSGRDVVELMQRLAKEQGCTILMVTHDNRILDVADRIIHMEDGRLVRDTIISEKTPA, from the coding sequence ATGCTGCAAGAACCGATTGTTGCAATTAAAAATCTCAATTATTACTTTGGCAAAGGTTCGCTCAGGAAACAGATTTTATTTGATATAAATCTGGAAATGCAGCCGGGAGAAATTACAATCATGACTGGGCCATCAGGGTCAGGAAAAACTACATTATTGACTTTAATGGGCAGTTTAAGGTCTCCTCAAGAAGGTAGCCTGAAAGTATTAGGACAAGAACTAATTGGAGCTTCTAAAAGCCAAATGGTGCAGGTACGGCGGCACATAGGCTATATTTTTCAAGCTCACAATTTGCTGAAGTGCCTAACAGCGCGACAGAATGTACAAATGTCGGTGGAACTGCATCGGGATATTCCGTCACAGGAAGCTGCAACCAGGTCAGCCGCGATGTTGGAAGCGGTGGGGTTAGGCGATCGCATAAATTACTACCCGGAGAATCTTTCTGGGGGACAAAAACAACGGGTAGCGATCGCGCGTGCTTTAGTGAGTCATCCTAAATTAGTATTAGCTGACGAACCTACTGCTGCTTTAGATAGTAAGTCCGGTCGCGATGTTGTCGAGCTGATGCAGCGATTGGCAAAGGAACAAGGATGTACGATTTTGATGGTAACTCACGACAATCGTATTTTAGATGTTGCTGACCGAATTATTCACATGGAAGATGGGCGTCTAGTCCGCGATACAATTATTTCCGAAAAAACGCCTGCTTAA
- the ftsZ gene encoding cell division protein FtsZ codes for MTLNSKPGLAHQNSNPSGNAGRSPAVDGANPFNNTVLHLGHNHDANGTPREESRSDNIVLGSVAKIKVIGVGGGGGNAVNRMIASDVSGVEFWSINTDAQSLSHSSAAKRLQMGQKLTRGLGAGGNPAIGQKAAEESRDEIAHALENTDLVFITAGMGGGTGTGAAPIVAEVAKEMGALTVGVVTRPFTFEGRRRTSQADEGIAALQGRVDTLIVIPNDKLLAVIPETMPVQDAFRVADDILRQGVQGISDIITIPGLVNVDFADVRAVMADAGSAMMGIGVGSGKSRAREAAVAAISSPLLESSIEGARGVVFNITGGSDLTLHEVNAAAETIYEVVDPNANIIFGAVIDDRMQGEVRITVIATGFSGETQSTPAAREARTSRQPQRPIAPSPVPPSTPTFEPKPQQQGGGLDIPEFLQRRRPQR; via the coding sequence ATGACGCTCAATAGTAAACCAGGGCTTGCCCACCAAAACTCAAATCCCTCAGGGAACGCAGGTCGTTCACCCGCAGTGGACGGCGCGAATCCTTTTAATAACACCGTGTTACATTTAGGCCATAATCACGATGCTAACGGAACACCCAGGGAAGAATCTAGGAGTGACAACATCGTGCTAGGTAGCGTCGCCAAAATTAAAGTCATTGGTGTTGGTGGGGGTGGGGGCAATGCGGTGAACCGCATGATTGCCAGTGATGTCAGCGGCGTAGAGTTTTGGTCAATCAATACTGATGCCCAATCGCTGTCTCACTCCTCAGCTGCTAAACGCTTGCAAATGGGACAGAAGTTAACGCGAGGTTTAGGTGCTGGAGGTAATCCTGCCATTGGTCAAAAGGCAGCGGAAGAATCGCGCGACGAGATCGCTCATGCCTTAGAAAATACCGATCTCGTATTTATTACCGCTGGGATGGGAGGCGGTACGGGTACGGGTGCAGCCCCGATTGTGGCAGAAGTTGCCAAAGAAATGGGAGCCTTAACGGTGGGTGTTGTCACTCGTCCTTTCACCTTTGAGGGACGCCGTCGCACTTCTCAGGCAGATGAAGGCATTGCCGCTTTGCAGGGTCGGGTAGATACGCTCATCGTCATCCCTAACGATAAGCTGCTGGCAGTGATTCCAGAAACCATGCCCGTTCAAGATGCCTTTCGCGTCGCCGATGATATCCTGCGTCAAGGTGTGCAAGGGATATCGGATATTATTACGATTCCCGGACTGGTCAATGTGGACTTTGCTGATGTCCGAGCCGTGATGGCAGATGCGGGATCGGCAATGATGGGGATTGGTGTGGGTTCTGGGAAATCGAGAGCCAGAGAAGCCGCCGTCGCCGCAATTTCCTCACCTTTGCTAGAGTCTTCGATTGAAGGAGCCAGAGGGGTGGTCTTTAACATTACCGGCGGTAGCGACCTGACGCTGCACGAAGTGAATGCCGCAGCCGAAACAATCTATGAAGTGGTCGATCCGAATGCGAATATCATTTTCGGGGCAGTGATTGATGACCGGATGCAAGGTGAGGTAAGAATTACCGTCATTGCGACTGGATTTAGCGGGGAAACTCAGTCTACACCGGCGGCGAGGGAGGCACGCACTTCTAGACAGCCACAGCGACCCATTGCACCGTCACCCGTTCCTCCTTCTACCCCCACGTTTGAGCCTAAACCTCAACAACAAGGTGGAGGATTGGATATTCCGGAATTTCTCCAAAGACGGCGTCCGCAACGCTAG
- the thiD gene encoding bifunctional hydroxymethylpyrimidine kinase/phosphomethylpyrimidine kinase, whose translation MTVKNPSSVPVALTIAGSDSGGGAGIQADLRTFAFHCVHGTSAITCVTAQNTLGVTRVDALPTAAIVAQIEAVVTDIGVQAAKTGMLLNGEIIAAVAQAVEGFKLDKLVVDPVMVSRTGAQLIDNNAVATLRDVLIPKAAIVTPNRYEAQLLSGLPIHNLDDMRSAAQRIYHLGGGAAVLVKGGGMEGNLRGIDIWFDGHHLETLKTATVETTNTHGTGCTLSSAIAANLALGKDRWSAVQKAKDYVTTALKYALAIGQGQGPVGHFFPLLQSEN comes from the coding sequence ATGACCGTTAAAAACCCTTCAAGCGTACCTGTTGCTCTCACAATTGCCGGTTCAGATAGCGGCGGCGGTGCTGGCATTCAGGCCGATTTACGGACATTTGCCTTTCACTGCGTTCACGGCACCAGTGCCATTACTTGCGTGACAGCGCAGAATACGCTGGGAGTCACGCGGGTGGATGCTTTACCGACAGCAGCAATTGTCGCCCAGATTGAGGCTGTGGTGACGGATATTGGCGTCCAAGCAGCGAAAACGGGGATGTTGCTGAATGGGGAGATTATTGCGGCTGTAGCGCAAGCTGTGGAAGGTTTCAAACTGGACAAATTAGTCGTCGATCCCGTCATGGTATCGCGCACGGGTGCCCAGCTGATTGACAATAACGCTGTGGCAACGTTGCGGGATGTCTTAATCCCCAAAGCAGCGATTGTGACCCCCAACCGCTACGAAGCTCAATTACTGAGCGGATTGCCGATTCATAACTTGGATGATATGCGCTCTGCTGCCCAACGGATTTATCATTTGGGAGGTGGTGCGGCTGTATTAGTGAAAGGAGGCGGAATGGAGGGGAATCTACGCGGCATCGATATCTGGTTCGATGGGCACCATCTGGAAACCTTGAAAACCGCAACCGTAGAGACGACCAATACTCACGGCACAGGGTGTACGCTCAGTAGCGCGATCGCGGCTAATCTAGCCTTGGGCAAAGATCGGTGGTCTGCGGTTCAAAAAGCCAAAGATTATGTCACCACTGCTCTAAAATACGCTTTAGCCATTGGTCAGGGTCAAGGGCCAGTGGGACACTTTTTTCCCCTCCTACAATCGGAGAATTAA
- the devC gene encoding ABC transporter permease DevC, whose translation MPKIPLAWLQLTREKMRLLVALAGIGFADILMFVQLGFRDALFQSSVSLHENMQGDVFLVSSQSTALIAMKSFPQRRLYQALSFDGVESVSPVYLGFGLWKNPENRRTRQLMVIGFNPAAEILNLPEVKNNRDKIKLPDVVLFDEASRPEFGAVGDWFKQGKTVETEVESRRVKVQGLFTLGASFGADGNLITSDLNFFRMFPRRQRGLIDIGVVNLEAGADVSQVIQNMKESFNLKKNDEKCQDLKNMDKDCTDVQILSHEEFIEFEKTYWQTSTSIGFIFGLGTLMGFVVGTVIVYQILYTDVADHLAEYATLKAIGYTDLYLLIVVFQEALILSVLGYIPGFSLASGLYIFIKGGTNLPIAMTVVRATVVLLLTIFMCLISGAIAVRKLRAADPADIF comes from the coding sequence ATGCCAAAAATTCCTCTAGCCTGGTTACAGCTTACCCGTGAAAAAATGCGGCTGCTGGTGGCACTTGCCGGTATTGGTTTTGCTGACATTTTGATGTTTGTGCAGTTAGGGTTTCGCGATGCCCTTTTTCAAAGCTCCGTAAGCTTGCATGAAAATATGCAGGGGGACGTTTTTTTGGTCAGTTCCCAGTCCACGGCTTTGATTGCCATGAAAAGTTTCCCACAGCGGCGACTGTATCAAGCTCTCAGCTTTGACGGAGTAGAATCGGTCAGTCCAGTATATCTTGGCTTTGGCTTGTGGAAAAATCCAGAAAATCGCCGCACTCGCCAATTGATGGTAATTGGATTTAATCCCGCAGCAGAAATTCTAAATTTACCCGAAGTTAAAAATAACCGAGATAAAATTAAACTTCCAGATGTTGTTTTATTTGATGAAGCGTCTCGTCCAGAATTTGGGGCAGTTGGTGATTGGTTTAAGCAGGGAAAAACTGTTGAAACAGAAGTAGAAAGCCGTCGCGTCAAAGTACAAGGCTTATTCACGCTAGGCGCATCATTTGGAGCCGATGGTAATCTGATAACGAGCGATTTGAACTTTTTTCGGATGTTCCCTAGACGACAGAGAGGATTGATTGATATTGGAGTGGTTAATTTAGAAGCCGGTGCGGATGTAAGTCAAGTTATTCAAAATATGAAGGAGTCCTTTAATTTAAAGAAGAATGATGAAAAATGCCAAGACTTAAAAAATATGGATAAAGATTGTACAGATGTACAAATTTTGTCCCATGAAGAATTTATTGAGTTTGAAAAGACATATTGGCAAACCAGTACATCAATTGGATTCATTTTTGGTTTAGGAACCTTAATGGGATTTGTTGTTGGTACAGTTATTGTCTACCAAATCCTATACACTGATGTTGCCGATCATCTAGCTGAATATGCTACGTTAAAAGCGATAGGCTATACGGATTTATACTTACTAATTGTTGTTTTTCAGGAAGCTTTAATTTTATCAGTTTTAGGTTATATTCCTGGCTTTTCGTTAGCGTCAGGGCTTTATATTTTTATAAAAGGCGGTACAAATTTACCGATTGCAATGACTGTTGTTCGAGCAACCGTAGTGTTGCTTTTAACTATTTTTATGTGCTTGATTTCAGGTGCGATCGCAGTCCGTAAGCTCCGAGCTGCCGACCCCGCTGATATTTTTTAA
- a CDS encoding P-loop NTPase fold protein, with protein sequence MKLDLERFYKACNPAKTLIFSRAEDRPYYIDFSAVRGGKIIEAVGRTIARISPDDPTSQLFTGHIGCGKSTELFRLKAELERQQFHVVYFESSQELDMANIDISDILLAIARQVSESLEEIQIRLKPSYFSNLFNEIKDILQTPIDVSAEAQLSVGIGKITAKTKDSPKLRDQLRQYLEPRTEGFLKAINEEILKRANEELKRRGQKGLVVIIDNLDRVDPRPMPSGGTLPEYLFIDRGAQLRRLSCHVVYTIPLSLIFSNDYEALKNRLGGGVAPKVLPMVPVRNRDGRDCEAGMTLLRKMVMVRAFPEANEQQHLELLTKVFDASETLDRLCRVSGGHVRNLLGLLYSCLQQEDPPFSRACLENVIKEYRDDLALAIDEEEWDLLFRVVQQQNVKGDKEYQTLLRSMFVFEYRDENGRWFGLNPALMETPKFKSLVALHPLEA encoded by the coding sequence ATGAAATTGGATTTGGAGAGATTCTATAAGGCTTGTAACCCTGCGAAGACGCTCATCTTCTCTAGGGCGGAAGATCGTCCCTACTATATCGATTTCTCAGCGGTGCGAGGTGGCAAAATTATTGAGGCGGTGGGGCGAACCATTGCCCGGATTTCACCCGACGATCCCACCAGTCAGCTATTTACCGGACACATCGGCTGTGGGAAGTCTACAGAGCTATTTCGCTTGAAAGCCGAGTTAGAACGGCAGCAATTTCATGTGGTTTATTTCGAGTCCAGTCAAGAATTAGACATGGCGAATATCGATATCAGCGATATTTTGCTGGCGATCGCGCGTCAAGTCAGTGAAAGCCTGGAAGAAATTCAGATTCGGCTCAAACCGAGTTACTTTTCCAATCTCTTCAACGAGATCAAAGACATCTTGCAGACTCCGATTGATGTCTCCGCTGAAGCCCAATTGTCTGTGGGGATTGGCAAAATTACCGCCAAAACTAAAGATAGCCCTAAGCTGCGGGATCAGTTGCGGCAGTACCTAGAACCCCGCACCGAAGGCTTTTTAAAAGCAATCAATGAAGAAATCCTGAAACGGGCGAACGAAGAACTGAAGCGACGCGGTCAAAAAGGCTTGGTGGTGATTATCGATAACCTGGATCGGGTCGATCCTCGACCGATGCCTTCGGGAGGTACCCTGCCAGAATATCTATTTATCGACCGGGGGGCACAGTTACGCCGCTTGAGTTGCCATGTCGTTTACACGATCCCCTTGTCCTTAATTTTCTCTAACGATTACGAAGCTTTGAAGAATCGTTTGGGGGGTGGGGTGGCTCCCAAAGTGTTGCCAATGGTGCCGGTGCGGAACCGCGATGGTCGGGATTGCGAGGCAGGAATGACGTTGCTGCGAAAGATGGTGATGGTACGAGCCTTCCCAGAAGCGAACGAACAGCAGCACCTAGAGCTATTGACCAAGGTTTTTGATGCGTCTGAAACCCTGGATCGGTTGTGTCGTGTCAGTGGTGGTCATGTGCGGAACTTACTGGGATTGCTTTACAGCTGTCTTCAGCAAGAAGATCCACCGTTCTCCCGTGCTTGTTTAGAGAACGTGATCAAAGAATACCGCGATGATTTGGCGCTGGCGATTGACGAAGAGGAGTGGGACTTATTGTTTCGGGTGGTGCAGCAGCAAAATGTGAAAGGCGATAAAGAATATCAGACGCTACTCAGAAGTATGTTTGTGTTTGAATATCGGGATGAGAATGGGCGTTGGTTTGGGCTGAATCCAGCTTTGATGGAGACGCCAAAATTCAAGTCTTTAGTGGCTCTTCACCCCTTAGAAGCGTGA
- a CDS encoding DUF3450 domain-containing protein, which translates to MMSNPSTRSPMQNAYISEQTPQSPMNTYRPSVPISVYKELSAELQTAQAMLDSLNSQNQQLAKENQQLRQEIEKVVQSALHAQQVVTSFPSGGRVEVPPPPIEPEIRTGSNATPKRRPPQPPRPPRSAAIAPPVEVLPPSPPKAEPAPLPDFSESLVIEQEEGRYRRPTQPERSADVSGWWLIIVIFLIVATAFGTGFLIVRPLLNNSR; encoded by the coding sequence ATGATGTCTAATCCCTCGACCCGCTCGCCAATGCAAAATGCTTATATTTCTGAGCAGACTCCCCAAAGCCCAATGAATACCTACCGTCCCTCAGTGCCAATTTCGGTTTACAAAGAACTCTCAGCAGAGTTACAAACAGCGCAAGCGATGCTGGACTCGCTGAATTCCCAAAATCAGCAGTTAGCCAAAGAAAATCAACAGCTGCGCCAAGAAATCGAAAAAGTTGTTCAGTCAGCTTTGCACGCACAACAGGTAGTAACTTCGTTTCCCTCCGGGGGTCGAGTTGAAGTTCCCCCTCCCCCCATTGAACCGGAAATTCGGACTGGATCAAACGCAACACCTAAGCGGCGTCCTCCGCAGCCTCCTCGTCCTCCTCGTTCGGCTGCGATCGCTCCGCCAGTGGAAGTTCTACCTCCTTCCCCTCCCAAAGCGGAACCAGCACCATTACCTGATTTTTCAGAAAGCTTGGTAATCGAACAAGAAGAAGGTCGGTATCGTCGCCCAACTCAGCCAGAGCGTTCCGCAGATGTGAGTGGCTGGTGGTTAATCATCGTCATCTTTTTGATTGTGGCGACAGCGTTTGGCACTGGCTTTTTGATTGTGCGTCCGCTTTTGAATAATAGTCGTTGA